A genomic region of Coffea eugenioides isolate CCC68of unplaced genomic scaffold, Ceug_1.0 ScVebR1_524;HRSCAF=1217, whole genome shotgun sequence contains the following coding sequences:
- the LOC113758450 gene encoding uncharacterized protein LOC113758450: protein MSLVDYASSSDEEEEAEAEEQEPKVSASEQPPETDTVVADDVKRRRPEATVSQIPAPSSTEDHNNRRSGSSVNQRGEEVPERLETPLLVLPDASLLLNSPALPSHMGNHSDHSSRVAAAMAESESRKRDLNGSSSSNHTRNKVPRGNLPSSRRVPDTVGGHLLPPQLAGRSNIVTEDMTKLFVKKHVNSSSE, encoded by the exons ATGTCGCTGGTGGACTACGCATCCTCAtcagatgaagaagaagaagctgaAGCAGAAGAACAAGAACCCAAAGTTTCTGCTTCTGAACAACCTCCAGAAACAGATACAGTTGTTGCAGACGATGTAAAACGACGCCGTCCTGAGGCTACAGTTAGTCAAATTCCAGCTCCAAGTTCTACTGAAGATCACAACAACag GAGATCAGGGTCAAGTGTAAATCAGAGAGGGGAAGAAGTTCCAGAACGGTTGGAGACTCCGCTGCTTGTACTCCCTGATGCTTCTCTTCTCTTAAATTCACCTGCTTTGCCATCTCACATGGGCAATCATAGCGATCATTCTTCCAGAGTTGCAGCTGCAATGGCGGAAAGTGAGTCTAGAAAGAGAGACTTAAATGGTTCATCGTCATCTAATCATACTCGAAATAAAGTACCAAGAGGGAACCTGCCCAGTTCGAGAAGAGTTCCAGATACAGTAGGTGGTCATTTGCTGCCACCTCAACTTGCCGGAAG GAGCAACATTGTAACTGAAGACATGACCAAGCTTTTCGTCAAAAAGCATGTCAACTCCTCATCTGAATAg